A single region of the Sphingobium sp. TKS genome encodes:
- a CDS encoding ABC transporter permease, which produces MTRHNGYLSFTRLRAQFVKEVLSILRDPRSRMVVFMPPLLQLLVFAFAATLEVRNVDIAVHNQDAGRWSHELIARLDRADFITQVYRVTDGQELGRLIDQGKVIAALDIQPDFSRAIAAGDSGRIQLLIDGRRSNSGQITASYLSAIAAEVGAEANPGTGPATPVAVRNWFNPNLTYRWFIVPGLSGILAFFSALLITSLSIARERELGTFDQLLVSPTSTPEIILSKSLPALVIGTMLGLLMMAAAAGPFRIPFNGSFALLFVSLVLFILSVVGIGLMISAISATQQQAILGAFAIGVPSVLMSGFATPVENMPMLLQWLAQAIPLTHFLVIVEGSFLKAMAPGDIFASLWPLAMIALVSLTMATIFVRGRLQ; this is translated from the coding sequence ATGACGCGGCACAATGGCTATCTCTCTTTCACCCGGCTGCGAGCCCAGTTCGTCAAGGAAGTGCTGAGCATCCTGCGCGATCCGCGCAGCCGCATGGTGGTGTTCATGCCGCCGCTGCTGCAACTGCTGGTGTTCGCCTTCGCCGCGACGCTCGAAGTGCGCAACGTCGATATTGCCGTGCATAATCAGGATGCGGGCCGCTGGTCGCATGAACTGATCGCGCGGCTCGATCGGGCCGACTTCATTACCCAGGTCTATCGCGTGACCGACGGTCAGGAACTGGGACGCCTGATCGACCAGGGCAAGGTGATCGCGGCGCTCGACATCCAGCCGGACTTTTCGCGCGCAATCGCTGCCGGAGACAGCGGCCGTATCCAGCTGTTGATCGACGGCCGGCGCAGCAATTCGGGACAGATCACCGCCAGTTATCTCTCCGCCATCGCCGCCGAAGTCGGCGCGGAGGCCAACCCCGGCACAGGTCCTGCGACGCCAGTGGCGGTACGCAACTGGTTCAATCCCAATCTGACGTATCGCTGGTTCATCGTCCCGGGCCTCTCCGGCATCCTGGCGTTCTTCAGCGCACTGCTCATAACCTCGCTGTCGATCGCCCGTGAACGCGAACTGGGAACCTTCGACCAGTTGCTGGTCTCACCAACCTCCACGCCGGAAATCATCCTGTCCAAATCCTTGCCGGCGCTGGTCATCGGCACCATGCTCGGACTTCTGATGATGGCCGCGGCCGCGGGACCGTTCCGGATTCCGTTCAACGGGTCGTTCGCGCTGCTGTTTGTCAGCCTGGTCCTGTTCATCCTGTCGGTGGTGGGCATCGGTCTGATGATTTCGGCGATCAGCGCGACCCAGCAACAGGCCATCCTGGGCGCCTTCGCCATCGGCGTGCCATCCGTCCTGATGTCGGGATTTGCCACGCCGGTCGAGAACATGCCCATGCTGCTGCAATGGCTGGCGCAGGCGATTCCACTCACCCATTTCCTGGTCATCGTCGAGGGCAGCTTTCTCAAAGCCATGGCGCCGGGCGACATATTTGCCAGCCTCTGGCCATTGGCGATGATCGCCCTGGTGTCGCTCACCATGGCCACCATCTTCGTTCGAGGACGCCTGCAATGA
- a CDS encoding ABC transporter permease: MNGAGGSRTDLQAMRRFDPKRLWALVFKESLQAMRDPSTLLIAFALPVVLLLLFSYAVSLDVRAVRIGVVQESESASAQSLAAAFAGTRYLDVTFAHDRREVADQVVSGDLRGFVVIPQDFEQRLADRGTRPLVQIIADGSQPNTANYVTNYAQGVVQTWRGGLDGETPRAAVTMEPRYWFNAELESRRALVPGAIAIVMTIIGTMLTALVVAREWERGTMEAVLSTPASVAEILIGKLLPYFALGMLATLGATALAVFVFGVPLRGSLAALLLLSATFMVPALGQGLLISSVTRNQFLAAQIALFSGFLPAFMLSGFLYEIDAMPAPIRAITWAIPARYFVSSLKTVFLAGDIWAVFVPNLLAMGAIGVLFFLLAKRATRKNLE, translated from the coding sequence ATGAACGGCGCGGGCGGATCGCGAACGGACCTTCAAGCCATGCGCCGCTTCGATCCGAAGCGCCTTTGGGCGCTGGTGTTCAAGGAAAGCCTGCAGGCGATGCGCGACCCGTCCACGCTGCTGATCGCCTTCGCCCTTCCGGTCGTGCTGCTGCTGCTGTTTTCCTATGCGGTATCACTCGATGTGCGCGCGGTGCGCATCGGCGTCGTGCAGGAATCCGAATCTGCTTCGGCGCAATCGCTGGCCGCCGCCTTCGCCGGCACCCGTTATCTGGACGTCACCTTCGCCCATGACCGGCGCGAAGTCGCCGACCAGGTCGTCTCGGGCGATTTGCGCGGATTTGTGGTGATCCCGCAGGATTTCGAGCAGCGCCTGGCCGATCGCGGCACGCGGCCTCTGGTGCAGATCATCGCCGACGGTTCGCAGCCCAATACCGCCAACTATGTCACCAACTATGCGCAGGGCGTGGTGCAGACCTGGCGGGGCGGGCTTGATGGCGAGACGCCACGCGCAGCCGTCACGATGGAGCCGCGCTACTGGTTCAACGCCGAACTGGAAAGCCGCCGCGCGCTGGTGCCCGGCGCGATCGCCATCGTCATGACCATCATCGGCACCATGCTGACCGCGCTGGTGGTGGCGCGCGAATGGGAGCGCGGCACGATGGAAGCGGTGCTCTCCACGCCCGCATCGGTCGCGGAGATCCTGATCGGCAAGCTCCTGCCCTATTTTGCGCTCGGCATGCTGGCCACGCTCGGTGCGACCGCGCTGGCGGTCTTCGTGTTCGGCGTGCCGCTGCGCGGATCGCTGGCGGCGCTCCTGCTGCTTTCGGCCACCTTCATGGTGCCGGCGCTGGGCCAAGGGCTGCTGATTTCGTCTGTCACCCGCAACCAGTTCCTGGCCGCGCAGATCGCCTTGTTCTCCGGTTTTCTGCCGGCCTTCATGCTGTCGGGCTTTCTCTATGAGATCGACGCGATGCCCGCGCCGATCCGGGCCATCACCTGGGCGATACCGGCGCGCTATTTCGTCTCTTCGCTAAAAACCGTCTTTCTGGCCGGCGACATCTGGGCCGTCTTCGTGCCGAACCTGCTGGCGATGGGCGCCATCGGCGTCCTGTTTTTCCTCCTGGCCAAGCGCGCCACGCGCAAGAATCTGGAGTGA
- a CDS encoding ATP-binding cassette domain-containing protein codes for MPPATAPQEQNGDVAVVIDRLSKHFGSAPALQDLSAQISYGRLTGLVGPDGAGKTTLMRILTGLLVPNSGHARVAGFDVVDDNDAIHVATGYMPQRFGLYEDLSVMENMRLYAQLRGMAADGHADLFAQLLDFTRLAPFTGRLAGKLSGGMKQKLGLACALMARPAVLLLDEPGVGVDPVSRQDLWRMVQALTDEGMAVVWSTAYLDEAERCDSVLLLNEGRLAYDGPPGELTARLTSRSFRLEQVGERRRAVLAEVLSLDSVGDGVIQGAGVRVVLRADAGTEQISALADRVGAQLKAVPARFEDAFIDLLGGGPGGTSALAEGMPPVELASDVAVSCRDLTKRFGDFTATDMVSFEVRKGEIFGLLGPNGAGKSTTFKMLCGLLKPTSGEAQVVGLDLRRATGAAKGQLGYMAQKFSLYGLLSVRQNLEFSAGVYGLKGAARQARIDEMIDIFGLQPWLSAAPESLPLGVRQRLALACAVMHRPPVLFLDEPTSGVDPITRREFWTHINGLARKGVTVMVTTHFMDEAEYCDRVAMLYRARLIALDTPDALKRSAVSDLRPDPTMEDAFIHLVEAEDRADEARSGVAA; via the coding sequence GTGCCGCCCGCCACCGCGCCACAGGAGCAAAATGGCGATGTCGCGGTCGTCATCGACAGGTTGAGCAAGCATTTCGGCAGTGCGCCTGCGTTACAGGATCTCAGCGCGCAGATAAGCTATGGCCGACTGACCGGGCTGGTCGGGCCGGACGGCGCGGGCAAGACCACCTTGATGCGTATCCTGACAGGACTGCTGGTGCCGAACAGCGGCCACGCCAGGGTAGCGGGCTTCGATGTGGTGGACGACAATGACGCCATCCATGTCGCGACCGGCTACATGCCGCAACGCTTTGGCCTCTACGAAGACCTGTCGGTCATGGAGAATATGCGGCTCTATGCGCAGTTGCGCGGTATGGCCGCCGATGGACACGCCGACCTGTTCGCCCAACTGCTCGACTTCACACGTCTTGCCCCCTTTACCGGACGCCTGGCGGGCAAGCTCTCCGGCGGCATGAAGCAGAAGCTGGGTCTCGCCTGCGCATTGATGGCCCGGCCTGCTGTCCTGCTGCTCGATGAACCGGGTGTCGGTGTCGATCCGGTCAGCCGTCAGGATCTGTGGCGCATGGTGCAGGCGCTGACCGACGAAGGGATGGCCGTAGTCTGGTCGACCGCCTATCTCGACGAAGCCGAACGCTGCGACAGCGTGCTGCTGCTCAACGAAGGGCGGCTCGCCTATGACGGACCGCCCGGAGAGCTGACCGCGCGCCTTACAAGCCGGAGCTTTCGGCTGGAACAGGTCGGCGAGCGGCGGCGGGCCGTGCTAGCCGAAGTGCTCAGCCTGGACAGTGTCGGCGACGGGGTGATCCAGGGCGCCGGCGTCCGCGTGGTGCTGCGCGCCGATGCGGGAACCGAGCAAATTAGCGCGCTCGCCGATCGGGTCGGCGCACAACTGAAAGCGGTGCCTGCCCGCTTCGAGGATGCTTTCATTGATCTTCTGGGCGGCGGTCCGGGCGGCACATCGGCGCTTGCCGAAGGGATGCCGCCGGTCGAACTGGCTTCAGACGTTGCCGTCTCCTGCCGCGATCTGACCAAGCGTTTCGGCGATTTCACCGCCACCGACATGGTGAGCTTCGAGGTCCGCAAGGGCGAGATATTCGGTCTGCTCGGGCCGAACGGCGCCGGCAAATCGACCACCTTCAAGATGCTGTGCGGCCTGCTCAAACCCACCAGCGGCGAAGCGCAGGTGGTGGGGCTGGACCTGCGCCGGGCGACCGGTGCTGCCAAAGGCCAGCTTGGCTATATGGCGCAGAAATTCTCGCTCTATGGTTTGCTGTCCGTGCGGCAGAACCTGGAGTTCTCCGCGGGCGTCTATGGCCTGAAAGGCGCCGCGCGGCAGGCGCGGATCGACGAGATGATCGACATCTTCGGGCTGCAACCCTGGCTGTCGGCGGCGCCGGAGTCCCTGCCGCTCGGGGTCAGGCAACGTCTGGCGCTGGCCTGCGCGGTGATGCACCGCCCGCCCGTGCTGTTCCTGGATGAACCGACTTCGGGCGTCGATCCCATCACGCGCCGCGAATTCTGGACCCATATCAACGGCCTTGCCCGCAAGGGGGTGACGGTGATGGTCACCACCCATTTCATGGACGAGGCGGAATATTGCGACCGGGTGGCGATGCTCTATCGCGCCCGGCTGATCGCGCTCGACACGCCGGACGCCCTCAAACGCAGCGCGGTAAGCGATCTCCGTCCGGACCCGACCATGGAAGACGCCTTCATTCATCTGGTCGAAGCCGAGGACCGCGCTGACGAAGCCCGCAGCGGAGTTGCCGCATGA
- the hlyD gene encoding secretion protein HlyD, whose product MKNIRLSGTTKRILIIAAVIVIIGAGWLWMQRGSRDGDALNLYGNVDIREVQLAFRQSGRVAQMLFDEGDHVEPGAHMATLDAQPFEEALAAADAAVAAAQADLDKLRRGLRPQEIAQAQEALNQALAVARDTERNFDRQSQLLASGAASQKTVDAARTARDQAAASVKAARAAHSQAAEGFRKEDIAAGQARLAAAQAARAQAATALADTVLLAPGTGTIIARVREPGSMAVSQSPVYSLSLDAPVYVRAYVGEPDLGRIAPGMRVRVRSDSSDKLYQGQIGFISPRAEFTPKTVETTDLRTDLVYRLRIVVTNADAALRQGMPVTIEVVVGQTSGARAKGR is encoded by the coding sequence ATGAAGAACATTCGCCTGTCCGGCACGACAAAGCGGATCCTGATCATTGCGGCCGTCATCGTGATCATCGGTGCTGGATGGCTGTGGATGCAGCGGGGCAGCCGCGACGGCGACGCCCTCAATCTGTACGGCAATGTCGACATCCGGGAGGTGCAATTGGCCTTCCGCCAGTCCGGCCGCGTCGCGCAGATGCTGTTCGATGAAGGCGATCATGTCGAGCCGGGCGCACATATGGCGACTCTCGACGCGCAGCCGTTCGAGGAAGCGCTCGCGGCCGCCGACGCCGCCGTAGCGGCCGCACAGGCAGACCTCGACAAACTGCGCCGCGGGCTGCGGCCGCAGGAGATTGCGCAGGCGCAGGAGGCCCTCAATCAGGCCCTGGCCGTCGCCAGGGACACGGAGCGTAATTTTGATCGGCAGAGCCAGTTGCTCGCGTCGGGAGCCGCCAGTCAAAAGACGGTCGATGCCGCGCGCACTGCGCGCGATCAGGCCGCCGCCAGTGTCAAGGCGGCCCGGGCCGCGCATTCGCAAGCCGCCGAAGGCTTCCGCAAGGAAGACATCGCGGCGGGGCAAGCGCGCCTCGCCGCCGCACAGGCAGCACGGGCTCAAGCCGCCACCGCGCTCGCCGACACGGTTCTGCTTGCACCCGGCACCGGCACGATCATCGCACGGGTGCGCGAACCCGGCAGCATGGCTGTCAGCCAAAGCCCGGTCTATAGCCTCAGCCTTGATGCTCCGGTTTATGTGCGGGCTTATGTCGGCGAACCGGATCTGGGGCGTATCGCGCCCGGAATGCGGGTGCGCGTTCGCAGCGATTCCTCCGACAAACTCTATCAAGGCCAGATCGGGTTCATTTCGCCTCGCGCCGAGTTCACGCCCAAAACGGTAGAAACGACCGATCTGCGCACGGATCTGGTCTATCGTCTGCGGATCGTGGTCACCAATGCCGATGCCGCGCTGCGTCAGGGCATGCCGGTAACGATCGAGGTCGTAGTCGGACAAACCTCCGGCGCGCGCGCCAAAGGCCGCTGA